A stretch of the Chlorobiota bacterium genome encodes the following:
- a CDS encoding acetaldehyde dehydrogenase (acetylating) encodes MYCAIIGSGNIGTDLLIKVIRLSKNLKVALFVGIDPMSDGLDRAKKMGIETSHLGVDGLINHHLFDKIKIVFDATSAAAHKINAEKLEQFNKILIDLTPAAIGPMVVPCANLKDYFNSKNVNMVTCGGQATIPVVYAISKVTKVKYAEIVASIASKSAGPGTRANIDEFTETTSYAIKKIGGAEIGKAIIILNPAEPPLIMRDTVYCLIEKTDNILVKQSIEKYVELVSNYVPGYKMVKDPVFEDVNVFIPGFGNFDCTKVTVFLEVKGAGHYLPEYAGNLDIMTSAALQVGEQMALAND; translated from the coding sequence ATGTACTGTGCAATTATTGGTTCAGGAAACATTGGAACTGACTTATTAATTAAAGTTATTCGACTAAGTAAAAATTTAAAAGTAGCTCTTTTTGTTGGAATTGATCCAATGTCAGATGGTTTAGATAGAGCAAAAAAAATGGGAATTGAAACTTCACATTTAGGTGTTGATGGTCTAATAAATCATCATCTCTTTGATAAAATCAAAATTGTATTTGATGCAACATCTGCTGCGGCTCATAAAATAAATGCAGAAAAGTTGGAACAATTTAATAAAATTTTAATTGATTTAACACCTGCTGCAATAGGACCAATGGTTGTTCCATGTGCTAACTTAAAAGATTATTTTAATTCCAAGAATGTTAATATGGTAACTTGTGGCGGACAAGCAACAATTCCAGTTGTTTATGCAATTAGCAAAGTAACCAAAGTTAAATATGCTGAAATTGTAGCTTCAATAGCTAGCAAATCTGCGGGTCCTGGAACTAGAGCAAATATAGATGAGTTTACTGAAACTACTTCTTATGCTATAAAAAAAATAGGTGGAGCTGAAATTGGAAAAGCAATCATTATACTTAACCCAGCAGAACCACCATTAATAATGAGAGATACTGTTTATTGTTTGATTGAAAAGACAGATAATATATTAGTGAAACAATCAATTGAAAAATATGTGGAATTGGTTTCAAATTATGTACCTGGTTACAAAATGGTAAAGGATCCTGTTTTTGAAGATGTCAATGTTTTTATACCTGGATTTGGCAATTTTGATTGCACAAAAGTTACAGTTTTTCTAGAAGTTAAAGGGGCTGGTCATTATCTTCCAGAATATGCTGGCAATCTAGATATAATGACTAGTGCAGCTTTACAAGTTGGAGAACAAATGGCTCTTGCAAATGATTAG
- a CDS encoding OmpA family protein, producing MSIKNFKIKRFLTQPLVLFVSLVFVSYSAYSQQPQTTTTVAKNPDGSTSTSTIRPAQGRQIVTNDKEVSNTRKECVFNTDPLNPDTDGDGLTDPEEVKIYKTNPRKVDTDGEGLPDGDEVKKYKTDPTKPDTDGDGLTDAEELSITKTNPLNPDTDGDGVIDGQDKCPLVKGVKEKQGCPSSPIPPPKGKFKKKLDFQNVFFYKNTDKFNLEMNETEAELRKMKEYLDQCPEIRVVVEGHASREGNEKNNQRLSDIRAKATKKWLIDNGVAPEKIVGTKGYGSKVNAVQEPIPNSKQAKGMNQEELEILRKKNRRITVAVQTDCPEFIKQ from the coding sequence ATGTCCATTAAGAATTTTAAAATTAAAAGATTTTTAACTCAACCATTAGTATTGTTTGTATCACTTGTTTTTGTAAGCTATTCAGCTTATTCTCAACAACCACAGACAACAACAACTGTTGCTAAAAATCCAGATGGTTCTACATCAACATCTACAATTCGACCTGCTCAAGGAAGGCAAATAGTAACAAATGACAAAGAAGTTAGTAACACTAGAAAGGAATGTGTATTTAATACAGATCCACTAAATCCTGATACTGATGGAGATGGGTTAACAGATCCAGAAGAAGTTAAAATCTATAAAACTAATCCTAGAAAAGTTGATACAGATGGAGAAGGATTACCAGATGGCGACGAGGTAAAAAAATATAAAACTGATCCTACTAAGCCAGATACAGATGGAGATGGGTTAACAGATGCTGAGGAATTGTCTATTACAAAAACAAATCCTTTAAATCCTGATACAGACGGTGATGGAGTTATTGATGGTCAAGACAAGTGTCCATTGGTTAAAGGAGTTAAAGAAAAACAAGGTTGTCCTTCTTCACCAATACCACCACCAAAAGGTAAGTTTAAAAAGAAACTTGATTTCCAAAATGTATTCTTCTATAAGAATACAGATAAATTCAACTTGGAGATGAATGAAACAGAAGCTGAGTTACGCAAAATGAAAGAATATCTAGATCAATGCCCAGAAATTAGAGTAGTTGTTGAAGGTCACGCTTCTCGTGAAGGTAATGAAAAAAATAATCAAAGGTTAAGTGATATTAGAGCAAAAGCTACAAAAAAATGGCTTATCGATAATGGGGTTGCACCAGAAAAAATTGTTGGAACTAAAGGATATGGAAGCAAAGTTAATGCAGTTCAAGAACCAATACCAAATTCTAAACAAGCAAAGGGCATGAATCAAGAAGAGTTAGAAATTTTAAGAAAGAAAAATAGAAGAATAACTGTAGCTGTTCAAACTGATTGCCCTGAATTTATTAAACAATAA
- a CDS encoding T9SS type A sorting domain-containing protein yields MIIHKIFLKIVLLVSFIIPLKVLFAQQSIEEKDDPGSRIKYYYELRSYPYDKIPQGARRKALELEKNSIPTFSQLNEKRNSLQSIKTWKCIGPYEVGGRVNAIAVHPTDGKTIWCATADGGVWKSTNRGDNWSPQMQNENAISMGSIACSKSNPDILYAGTGEQTSNIDAYEGAGLFKSIDGGNSWQLVGLTTLGAISKVIINPTDPNKIYVASTKNNGGVYKSDNSGLTFTKIYGEPSGDVIANPKDWNEIWIASFSKGVFYSNNGGSTLEERRIGIGSDGETLGRISLAIPNDASIVYAVSYESKGTDGKYSYIYSTVNKGKEWQKIYSGGNFMGEQGWYNNCISVKPDNPKILIAGGQTSMVRSIDGGKNWNTTGSGVHADHHCYEFDPLNTNILYHGNDGGMYRSENAGEGFSEKNNLLAITQFYGICIDQKANGITYGGTQDNGTVKNFSVNAAEIYGGDGFYVAIDPKNSNILYVENPFGAIVRVNLQTGERKGLSSGLSAATQDYANWSAPLLVDPIDNKKIFSGREKVYISLNSGDDWIAASPVIRSNGKVSAIGISSLDNNIIVAGANNGAVIITKDGGESWSEITFKSGMPNRAINDFSMSNKNKNLILMSCSGFFTGHIYKSSDLGESWQDISKGLPDIPVTAITTDLDDENIIYAGTDIGMYITVDGGKTWASFNEGLPRVGVVDLEIYKNTKTLRMASHGRSMWEIELEKSQTTPEVVKPTGGEVWMGGIPQLISWNGFVGSTSVKLEYSLDNGVKWVEIAKNVGGNDLRWNVPNYESEFTRIRVTSEQVTEQTATSRSFTLTKFKQGGVIASAGKPMITYGIGFDGEYLYTTDFASNLMLKLDPNNFETKEEIKIKGAANVDSLFTDLAYFPDRKSFFVHKLQSTTVASKGWLYEMDLKGNIKKSYRSNCDYPIGLAWLGDNTDTPYLLASDRNGKQEIYLLDPDNGNLIVTLPRLKIVENGPRGACSSPFNKNIFYQVITDFTGGSLQKTTAEELSVEDGTNKGCIISLDNIGSNINARGIEFDPRDKNFWISDYSGNIYKVISCDSKPIGGVEYSNIKNIPKDVKLFQNNPNPFANNTNISFEIPNSMQCKVIVSNLNGKLISIVSNKKFEKGIHNLIFDSIGIPSGNYTYSIIFENGSMITKNMIYIK; encoded by the coding sequence ATGATTATACATAAAATATTCTTAAAAATTGTACTACTTGTCTCATTTATAATTCCATTAAAGGTGTTATTTGCTCAACAATCAATTGAGGAAAAAGATGATCCTGGTTCTAGAATAAAGTATTATTACGAATTGAGATCTTATCCATATGATAAAATTCCACAAGGAGCACGCAGAAAAGCACTAGAGTTAGAAAAAAATTCTATTCCAACTTTTAGTCAATTAAATGAAAAAAGAAATAGTTTGCAATCCATTAAAACTTGGAAATGTATAGGTCCATATGAAGTTGGAGGTAGAGTTAACGCTATAGCAGTTCATCCAACTGATGGGAAAACAATTTGGTGTGCAACCGCAGATGGAGGAGTTTGGAAATCAACTAACAGGGGTGATAATTGGTCACCTCAAATGCAGAATGAAAATGCAATTTCAATGGGCTCTATAGCTTGTTCTAAAAGCAATCCAGATATATTATACGCTGGAACTGGTGAACAAACATCTAATATTGATGCATATGAAGGAGCAGGACTTTTTAAATCTATAGATGGAGGCAACTCTTGGCAATTAGTTGGATTAACTACTTTAGGAGCAATTTCGAAAGTTATAATTAATCCTACTGATCCTAATAAAATTTATGTTGCTTCAACAAAAAATAATGGTGGTGTTTATAAATCAGATAATTCTGGTTTAACATTTACAAAAATTTATGGTGAACCGAGTGGTGACGTTATAGCTAACCCTAAAGATTGGAATGAGATTTGGATTGCTTCTTTTTCTAAAGGTGTATTCTATTCTAATAATGGTGGCTCAACACTTGAAGAAAGAAGAATTGGAATTGGGAGTGATGGTGAAACTCTTGGTAGAATTTCTTTAGCAATTCCTAATGATGCAAGTATTGTATATGCTGTTAGCTATGAATCTAAAGGAACAGATGGAAAGTATAGTTATATTTATTCCACAGTAAATAAGGGTAAAGAATGGCAAAAAATATATTCTGGAGGGAACTTTATGGGCGAGCAAGGCTGGTATAATAATTGCATATCTGTAAAACCTGATAATCCTAAAATTTTAATTGCTGGTGGTCAAACTAGCATGGTTAGGTCTATTGATGGAGGAAAAAATTGGAATACAACCGGTAGTGGAGTTCATGCTGATCATCATTGTTATGAGTTTGACCCTTTAAATACTAATATTTTGTATCATGGAAACGATGGTGGAATGTATAGAAGTGAAAATGCAGGTGAAGGATTTAGTGAAAAAAATAATTTGTTAGCTATTACACAATTTTATGGTATTTGTATTGATCAAAAAGCAAATGGAATTACTTATGGTGGAACTCAAGATAATGGCACTGTCAAAAATTTTTCTGTCAATGCAGCTGAAATATATGGGGGTGATGGGTTTTATGTTGCAATAGACCCTAAGAATTCAAATATACTTTATGTAGAAAATCCATTTGGTGCAATAGTAAGAGTTAACCTTCAGACTGGAGAACGCAAAGGATTATCATCTGGGCTTTCTGCTGCTACTCAAGATTATGCTAATTGGTCAGCACCATTATTAGTTGATCCAATTGACAATAAAAAAATATTTAGCGGAAGAGAAAAAGTATATATTTCTTTAAATAGTGGTGATGATTGGATTGCTGCCTCACCAGTTATTAGGAGTAATGGAAAGGTTTCAGCAATTGGCATTTCATCTTTAGATAATAATATTATAGTTGCTGGAGCTAATAATGGAGCTGTTATAATCACAAAAGATGGGGGCGAGTCTTGGTCTGAAATCACTTTCAAATCTGGTATGCCAAATAGAGCAATAAATGATTTTTCAATGTCAAATAAGAATAAGAATTTAATTCTTATGTCATGTTCTGGATTTTTCACTGGTCATATTTACAAATCATCAGATCTAGGTGAATCTTGGCAAGATATTTCAAAAGGTTTACCAGATATTCCTGTTACAGCAATTACAACAGATTTAGATGATGAGAATATTATTTATGCTGGTACTGATATTGGAATGTACATAACGGTTGATGGTGGGAAAACTTGGGCATCTTTTAATGAAGGTTTACCTAGGGTTGGGGTTGTTGATCTAGAAATTTATAAGAATACTAAAACTCTAAGAATGGCTTCACATGGCCGTTCTATGTGGGAGATTGAACTTGAAAAATCTCAAACAACACCTGAAGTTGTTAAGCCAACAGGTGGTGAAGTTTGGATGGGTGGCATTCCGCAGTTAATTTCTTGGAATGGTTTTGTTGGCTCAACTTCTGTTAAATTAGAATACTCTTTAGATAATGGAGTTAAATGGGTTGAAATTGCAAAGAACGTTGGTGGAAATGATTTAAGATGGAATGTCCCAAATTATGAAAGTGAGTTTACAAGAATTAGAGTAACATCTGAGCAAGTTACTGAACAAACAGCCACAAGTAGATCATTTACATTGACTAAATTCAAACAAGGTGGCGTTATTGCTTCAGCTGGTAAGCCAATGATAACTTATGGGATAGGGTTTGATGGAGAATATTTGTATACTACAGATTTTGCAAGCAATTTAATGCTGAAACTTGATCCAAATAATTTTGAAACTAAAGAAGAAATTAAAATTAAAGGGGCTGCTAATGTAGATAGTCTGTTTACTGATTTGGCTTATTTTCCTGATAGGAAATCATTCTTTGTTCACAAATTGCAAAGTACTACTGTTGCTTCTAAAGGCTGGCTTTATGAAATGGATTTAAAAGGAAATATTAAAAAATCTTACAGATCTAATTGTGATTACCCAATTGGTTTGGCTTGGTTAGGTGACAATACTGATACTCCTTATCTACTTGCTTCAGATAGAAATGGTAAACAAGAAATTTATTTGTTAGACCCAGATAATGGGAATTTAATTGTTACTCTTCCAAGATTAAAAATTGTAGAAAATGGACCTAGGGGTGCGTGTTCTTCTCCTTTTAATAAGAACATTTTCTATCAAGTTATTACAGATTTTACAGGTGGTTCTTTACAAAAAACAACAGCTGAAGAACTTTCAGTTGAAGATGGTACTAATAAAGGATGTATTATTTCTTTAGATAATATTGGATCAAATATTAATGCTCGAGGAATTGAATTTGATCCTCGTGATAAAAACTTTTGGATTTCAGATTATAGCGGAAATATTTATAAAGTTATTAGTTGTGATAGTAAACCTATTGGTGGAGTTGAATACTCTAATATTAAAAATATACCTAAAGATGTTAAATTATTTCAAAACAATCCAAATCCATTTGCAAATAACACAAACATTTCTTTTGAAATTCCAAACTCAATGCAATGTAAAGTTATAGTTAGTAATTTGAATGGGAAGTTAATTTCAATTGTTTCAAATAAAAAATTTGAAAAAGGTATTCATAATTTAATTTTTGATTCTATCGGAATTCCTTCTGGTAATTATACCTATTCAATAATTTTTGAAAATGGCTCAATGATTACCAAAAATATGATTTACATAAAGTAA
- a CDS encoding T9SS type A sorting domain-containing protein, whose amino-acid sequence MKILLYSLLFVIVFENCFSQNDGKLIWERFILTNNSYSIVENVSMLSDGNAVFTGGFNDAFHSAVIKVNVEKGEFGWTQDNIEEFPVLLKKVKQFSDGSINAIGFAYPSDTILTPRPYLIKLNQFGDKLSSYVNTLENYAVSDLALFQFDNNLDKFYVVSVDSKNNRLVNFFKFGSSGELQLKLQIPISSSLISKAITQNDQGDLLLSIQSDSLRTYLVDTKNNLTLTSVISNNFNQCFLTLFSSGYHYLFSKSQNGFSKYDVIDNFNKLKITDNVVSVPETLPNYFNGLTYKRVNYLVGYNQLISNKRDKRFLISGFDEDMKSNFQFSFGKSNQNNILNSIIKLSEKEFLVVGERGFENDSITKMMYLARVSLGVKVGVKDVNLNSSQTMLYPNPTSNSISILTDSKFNLIEVYNSIGIKVFSTSEKRIDVSELSNGTYFMKLISNDFNDMKSFIVKK is encoded by the coding sequence ATGAAAATTTTACTTTATTCATTATTATTTGTAATAGTATTTGAAAATTGTTTTTCACAAAATGATGGGAAACTAATTTGGGAAAGATTTATTTTAACTAATAATTCATATTCAATTGTTGAGAATGTATCAATGTTAAGTGATGGGAATGCTGTTTTTACTGGTGGGTTTAACGATGCATTTCATTCAGCTGTAATTAAAGTAAATGTTGAAAAAGGTGAATTTGGTTGGACACAAGATAACATTGAAGAGTTTCCTGTTCTTTTAAAAAAAGTAAAACAATTTTCTGATGGTTCTATTAATGCAATTGGATTTGCTTATCCATCCGATACTATTTTAACACCAAGACCTTATCTAATAAAACTAAATCAATTTGGTGACAAACTAAGTTCATATGTTAACACACTTGAAAACTATGCTGTAAGCGATCTAGCTCTATTTCAATTTGATAATAACTTAGATAAATTTTATGTTGTCTCAGTAGATTCAAAAAATAATAGATTAGTTAATTTTTTTAAATTTGGATCCTCTGGTGAATTACAGTTGAAACTTCAGATTCCGATTTCAAGTAGTTTAATTTCAAAAGCAATTACTCAAAATGATCAAGGTGATTTGTTATTATCTATACAGTCAGATTCGTTAAGGACTTACTTAGTTGATACTAAGAATAATTTAACATTGACTTCAGTTATCTCTAATAATTTTAATCAATGTTTTTTAACTTTGTTCTCATCTGGTTATCATTACCTTTTTTCAAAATCTCAAAATGGTTTTTCTAAATATGATGTAATTGATAACTTCAACAAATTAAAAATTACTGATAATGTGGTGAGTGTTCCTGAGACATTACCAAATTATTTTAATGGATTAACTTACAAAAGAGTCAATTATTTAGTTGGATATAATCAGCTTATTTCAAATAAAAGAGATAAAAGATTTTTAATTAGTGGATTTGATGAGGATATGAAGTCAAATTTTCAATTTTCTTTCGGGAAATCAAACCAAAACAATATTCTTAATTCTATAATAAAATTGTCAGAAAAAGAATTTTTAGTTGTTGGAGAAAGAGGTTTTGAAAATGATTCCATTACTAAAATGATGTATCTAGCTAGAGTCTCTTTAGGTGTTAAAGTTGGAGTTAAAGATGTCAATTTGAATTCTTCTCAAACAATGTTATATCCTAATCCTACATCTAATTCAATTAGTATTTTAACTGATTCGAAATTTAATTTAATTGAAGTTTACAATTCTATTGGAATAAAAGTATTTTCAACATCTGAAAAAAGAATTGATGTTTCAGAATTATCAAATGGAACATATTTTATGAAATTGATTTCTAACGATTTTAATGACATGAAATCATTTATAGTAAAAAAATAA
- a CDS encoding AAA family ATPase, giving the protein MVFPFSAIVAQDNLKKTLLLLAVDPKIGGALLMGERGTGKSTLVRSLAEVMPKKNNKIIPVIDLPLGATEDRIIGTIDIEHALTSGEKRFEPGLLAKANNGFLYIDEVNLLEDHLIDLLLDVAASGENIVEREGISVKHEAKFALIGSGNPEEGDLRPQLLDRFGLFCMVNSEKSITNRVELIKRRFEFDNNPIAFKKKWEFENRTVLKRISKAQKSIDKILLNDEILETIAKLCVDLEVHGHRGEIVITRAIKANAALDNRDQVTLNDLFVVAPLALAHRTKNDPLESMSELSKIEISLKKLNQIK; this is encoded by the coding sequence TTGGTATTTCCTTTTTCAGCCATAGTTGCTCAAGATAACTTAAAAAAAACATTACTACTTTTAGCAGTAGATCCTAAGATTGGAGGTGCTTTGCTAATGGGTGAAAGAGGTACTGGTAAATCAACTCTAGTACGATCGTTAGCTGAAGTAATGCCAAAAAAAAATAATAAGATAATTCCAGTTATTGATTTACCATTGGGTGCAACTGAAGATAGAATTATTGGTACAATTGATATTGAACATGCATTAACTTCAGGAGAAAAAAGATTTGAACCTGGATTACTAGCAAAAGCAAATAATGGTTTTCTTTATATAGACGAAGTTAATTTATTAGAAGATCATTTAATAGACTTACTATTAGATGTTGCTGCAAGCGGTGAAAACATTGTTGAACGAGAAGGAATATCTGTAAAACATGAAGCAAAGTTTGCTTTAATTGGAAGTGGTAACCCTGAAGAAGGTGACCTTAGACCTCAGTTATTAGACCGATTTGGGTTGTTCTGTATGGTAAATTCTGAAAAGTCAATAACAAATAGAGTTGAGTTAATTAAAAGAAGATTTGAATTTGATAATAACCCTATAGCATTTAAAAAGAAATGGGAATTTGAAAACCGTACTGTTCTTAAAAGAATTAGTAAGGCTCAAAAATCAATAGATAAAATTTTGTTAAATGATGAAATTCTTGAAACAATTGCAAAGTTGTGCGTTGATCTTGAAGTTCATGGGCATAGAGGTGAAATAGTAATAACTAGAGCAATAAAGGCAAATGCAGCCTTAGATAACAGAGATCAAGTTACATTAAATGATTTGTTTGTGGTTGCTCCTTTGGCTTTAGCTCATAGAACAAAAAATGACCCACTAGAATCAATGAGTGAATTAAGTAAGATTGAAATTTCACTTAAAAAATTAAATCAAATTAAATAA
- the obgE gene encoding GTPase ObgE, whose amino-acid sequence MFIDSADILVQAGNGGGGAISFRREKHVPKGGPDGGDGGRGGDVILIANINIGTLMDFRYRREYVAENGIPGMGARKTGRNGKDIEIQLPVGTLIYDAITNQVIADFDKHAQVFVVSKGGFGGRGNSNFATSTMQTPRYAEKGKLGESRSIRLELKMLADIGLVGFPNAGKSTLISRISAAKPKIADYPFTTLIPNIGIVRVGEGQSFAVADIPGLIEGASEGKGLGHQFLRHVERSGALCFLLDGLSEDKNNDYKILLKELKKYNPDMLEKERIICITKSDSMNDDQRKEVEKIRINRKKPLIISAVSGENVNELVALMYHSIKKI is encoded by the coding sequence ATGTTTATAGATTCAGCTGATATATTAGTTCAAGCAGGAAATGGTGGAGGGGGAGCAATAAGTTTCAGAAGAGAAAAACATGTGCCAAAAGGAGGACCTGATGGAGGTGACGGTGGACGTGGTGGCGATGTTATATTAATTGCAAATATTAACATTGGAACATTAATGGATTTTAGATACAGAAGGGAGTATGTTGCAGAAAATGGCATTCCAGGAATGGGTGCAAGAAAAACTGGACGAAATGGAAAGGATATAGAAATTCAATTACCAGTTGGAACATTAATTTATGATGCTATTACAAATCAAGTAATAGCTGATTTTGATAAACATGCCCAAGTCTTTGTAGTTTCAAAAGGTGGGTTTGGAGGAAGAGGTAATAGCAATTTTGCTACATCAACAATGCAAACACCTAGATATGCTGAAAAGGGTAAACTTGGTGAGTCTAGAAGTATTAGACTTGAACTAAAGATGTTGGCAGATATTGGTTTGGTAGGCTTTCCTAATGCAGGTAAATCAACTCTAATCTCAAGAATTTCTGCTGCTAAACCTAAAATTGCTGATTATCCATTTACAACACTAATCCCTAATATCGGTATAGTGAGAGTTGGCGAAGGGCAATCTTTTGCCGTTGCAGATATTCCTGGTTTGATAGAAGGAGCAAGTGAAGGTAAAGGATTAGGACATCAATTCTTAAGGCATGTAGAGAGAAGTGGAGCACTATGTTTTTTATTGGATGGATTGAGTGAAGATAAAAATAATGATTACAAAATTTTGTTAAAAGAGTTGAAAAAATACAACCCAGATATGCTCGAAAAGGAAAGGATTATCTGTATAACAAAATCAGATTCTATGAATGATGACCAAAGAAAAGAGGTTGAAAAAATCAGAATAAATAGAAAAAAACCATTAATAATTTCAGCAGTGTCTGGTGAAAATGTTAATGAACTAGTAGCTTTAATGTATCATAGTATCAAAAAAATTTGA
- a CDS encoding glutamate--tRNA ligase, with product MLVRVRFAPSPTGLLHVGGLRTALYNYLFAKHLGGTFILRIEDTDQTRFVEGAKQNIIDMFKWAGIEFDEGPHVGGNFGPYHQSQRTELYRKHAEILIERGTAYYAFDTPEELNAMRERQQKSGIAPMYDRSSMRNQFTLGDEETKRLIDSGVSYAIRLFIPLIGETRTSDMVRGESVFANKTLDDNILLKSDGFPTYHLANIVDDHLMEITHVIRAEEWLPSLPKHIILYNAFGWEPPKFAHLPLLLSKERKKLSKRDGDVSVIDYKNNGFLPEALLNFVALLGWNPTADREIFTLDEMCQLFEMEKVNKAGAIFDIDKLNWMNGMYLRSLSIERLTTDLLPYLEENGFHNVDPIYAGKVMNLVKERINFVHDVPVFADYLFGDVKSFDSDYELKHWKEDTTNHVIELINRLDLVSEWSTQFIEEVVKKYAEELNITAGKLIHPLRIAITGKKVGAGMWETMEVLGKILTLERLNYYVKNKL from the coding sequence ATTTTGGTTAGAGTTCGATTTGCACCTTCACCTACAGGATTACTGCATGTTGGAGGATTAAGAACAGCATTGTATAATTATCTTTTTGCTAAACATTTAGGTGGTACTTTTATTCTCAGAATTGAGGATACAGATCAAACTCGTTTTGTTGAAGGTGCTAAACAAAATATTATTGATATGTTTAAATGGGCTGGTATAGAGTTTGATGAAGGTCCTCACGTTGGAGGAAATTTTGGTCCTTATCATCAATCCCAACGAACTGAATTATATAGAAAGCATGCCGAGATATTAATAGAAAGAGGTACTGCGTATTATGCATTTGATACTCCGGAAGAATTGAATGCAATGAGAGAACGCCAACAAAAATCTGGCATAGCTCCAATGTATGATAGAAGCTCAATGAGAAATCAGTTTACTCTAGGAGATGAAGAAACCAAAAGACTAATTGATTCAGGTGTTTCTTATGCAATTAGATTGTTTATACCACTTATTGGTGAAACACGAACATCAGATATGGTTCGAGGTGAAAGTGTTTTTGCAAATAAAACCTTAGATGATAATATCTTACTTAAATCCGATGGTTTTCCAACATATCATTTAGCAAATATAGTTGATGATCATTTGATGGAAATCACTCACGTTATTAGAGCAGAAGAATGGTTACCTTCTTTACCAAAGCATATAATTCTTTATAATGCTTTTGGTTGGGAACCTCCGAAGTTCGCTCACCTTCCACTTCTATTAAGTAAAGAAAGAAAAAAATTATCTAAACGCGACGGAGATGTTTCTGTTATAGATTATAAGAACAATGGTTTTCTCCCAGAAGCACTATTAAATTTTGTTGCATTGTTAGGTTGGAACCCAACAGCTGATAGAGAAATCTTCACTTTGGATGAAATGTGCCAATTGTTTGAAATGGAAAAAGTAAATAAAGCAGGTGCAATTTTTGATATAGATAAATTGAATTGGATGAATGGGATGTATTTAAGATCTTTATCAATTGAAAGATTGACTACTGATTTATTGCCTTATTTAGAGGAAAATGGATTTCATAATGTTGACCCAATTTATGCTGGGAAAGTTATGAATCTAGTTAAAGAAAGAATTAATTTTGTTCATGACGTTCCAGTTTTTGCAGATTATTTATTTGGTGATGTGAAAAGTTTTGATTCAGATTATGAATTAAAACATTGGAAAGAAGATACAACTAATCATGTGATTGAGTTAATAAATAGATTAGATCTAGTTAGTGAATGGTCAACTCAATTCATAGAAGAAGTAGTCAAAAAATACGCAGAAGAATTAAACATAACTGCAGGTAAACTTATTCACCCATTGAGAATTGCAATAACTGGAAAAAAAGTTGGTGCTGGTATGTGGGAAACAATGGAAGTTCTTGGAAAAATATTAACATTAGAAAGGTTAAATTATTATGTTAAAAATAAATTATAA
- a CDS encoding cobalamin B12-binding domain-containing protein, with product MNKPIRVLIAKAGLDGHDRGAKVIAAAMRDNGMEVIYTGLRQTPEMIAEAALQEDVDVVGISLLSGAHMTIFPKVLNLMQSKGLNDVLLTGGGIMSEDDITELNKIGVGKLFTPGASTNEIADYIKEWYSKNK from the coding sequence ATGAACAAACCAATTAGAGTTTTAATAGCAAAAGCTGGACTTGACGGACATGACAGAGGAGCTAAGGTAATAGCTGCTGCAATGAGAGATAATGGTATGGAAGTTATATATACCGGACTTAGGCAAACACCTGAAATGATTGCTGAAGCCGCTTTGCAGGAAGATGTAGATGTTGTTGGAATCAGCTTATTATCTGGAGCTCATATGACAATCTTCCCAAAAGTATTGAATCTTATGCAGTCAAAAGGGCTAAACGATGTGTTGTTAACTGGGGGAGGAATTATGTCAGAAGATGATATAACAGAGTTAAACAAAATAGGAGTTGGAAAACTATTTACTCCAGGTGCTTCAACAAATGAAATTGCTGACTATATAAAAGAATGGTATTCTAAAAATAAATAA